A genomic region of Torulaspora delbrueckii CBS 1146 chromosome 7, complete genome contains the following coding sequences:
- the PSO2 gene encoding DNA cross-link repair protein PSO2 (similar to Saccharomyces cerevisiae PSO2 (YMR137C); ancestral locus Anc_2.394) gives MKKSIVDLTSRDVRMRRRGVVTIKKQRKLFEFDIPTTNTLRVRQRSFEEVTSNRDDPVVIEDEEDEVEEGEEEEEEIRCPICNVDITKFEIYQKEAHAESCLEKKQERRVKVVKRPTLPDIKILRFDSGYKVVVDGFNFEKDSGINQYFLSHFHSDHYMGLRKSWDHGTIYGSQITVDLMVSKFNMSRDLVRVLPMDRETWVTETISVILLDANHCPGATVFLFQEWDSTRQTVIKQILHTGDFRSNPELIAKLNSICTSRINQVYLDTTYLIPGFHFPTQNSVLEVTAQFAFDLVQKGIRNYFNDSQQSIFKFVRRKESLFKCLFLVGTYTIGKEKLAIAIAQALKTKIYIPKKSSRFKIISNYTSYFPKDLITHDLQESCVHLVPLSTLRSKESIEAYFKDYSSVYDDAVGFIPTGWTYTNKYAHAPDLPTIESRIQYCRDLLKDDSKNTLELKFITRQYKQHGKYQVFRVPYSEHSSFKDLVLFGTSIPCKEILATVNLHSVERIKDMHLWFNAWRIMENES, from the coding sequence ATGAAGAAATCTATTGTGGACCTGACGAGTAGGGATGTACGTATGAGACGAAGAGGTGTAGTGACGATTAAGAAACAGCGGAAGTTGTTTGAGTTTGATATACCGACTACGAATACGCTTCGAGTTAGACAACGTTCGTTTGAAGAGGTCACGAGTAACAGGGATGATCCTGTTGTGATagaagatgaggaggaTGAGGTGGAGGAGggagaggaagaggaagaggaaataAGATGTCCCATTTGTAATGTTGATATTACGAAGTTTGAGATTTATCAGAAGGAGGCTCATGCCGAATCGTGtttggagaagaagcagGAGCGTAGGGTTAAAGTGGTTAAAAGGCCGACCCTGCCGGATATTAAGATACTGCGATTCGACAGTGGGTACAAAGTGGTTGTAGATGGGTTTAACTTCGAGAAGGACTCTGGGATAAACCAGTATTTTCTCTCGCATTTCCATTCGGATCATTATATGGGATTACGGAAGTCCTGGGATCATGGGACGATATACGGGTCGCAGATCACTGTGGATCTAATGGTTAGTAAGTTTAATATGAGTCGGGATCTCGTGCGTGTACTGCCGATGGATCGCGAGACCTGGGTTACGGAGACTATTTCGGTGATTTTACTCGATGCAAATCACTGTCCTGGTGCTACAGTGTTCTTATTCCAAGAGTGGGATTCAACAAGGCAAACAGTGATCAAACAGATATTACATACGGGAGATTTTAGAAGCAACCCGGAGCTTATCGCCAAACTGAATAGCATTTGCACTTCGAGGATCAATCAGGTTTATCTTGATACAACTTACTTGATACCAGGGTTCCATTTTCCAACTCAAAATTCCGTGCTGGAGGTAACTGCGCAGTTCGCTTTTGATCTGGTGCAAAAGGGAATACGAAACTATTTCAACGATTCCCAGCAGtcaatcttcaagtttgTTCGGAGAAAAGAATCACTTTTCAAATGTTTGTTCCTCGTCGGAACTTATACGATAGGTAAAGAGAAACTGGCAATCGCGATAGCCCAAGCGTTGAAAACCAAGATTTACATCccaaagaaatcttcaagattcaAGATTATCTCCAATTACACGTCATACTTTCCAAAGGATTTAATAACGCACGATCTTCAGGAATCGTGTGTGCATCTTGTCCCACTATCAACTTTACGCTCTAAAGAATCTATTGAGGCctatttcaaagattacTCATCAGTATACGATGACGCAGTCGGTTTCATTCCAACAGGTTGGACCTACACTAACAAGTACGCACATGCACCAGACCTACCGACTATAGAGTCGCGCATCCAATACTGCCGGGACCTACTAAAAGATGACTCAAAGAACACGCTGGAACTGAAATTCATCACTCGCCAGTACAAACAACATGGCAAATACCAAGTGTTCCGTGTTCCTTACTCAGAACATAGCAGTTTCAAGGACCTCGTGCTCTTTGGCACCTCAATCCCTTGTAAGGAGATACTTGCAACGGTGAACTTACACAGCGTAGAGCGGATAAAGGATATGCATCTATGGTTTAATGCGTGGCGCATAATGGAAAATGAAAGCTAA
- the CIN4 gene encoding Arf family GTPase CIN4 (similar to Saccharomyces cerevisiae CIN4 (YMR138W); ancestral locus Anc_2.393): MRLLSIIRKQKLKDNETRCLILGLDNAGKSTIVNSLLPESQRTDEITPTVGFKIHSLQLQDKLISLWDVGGQSTLRPFWDNYFDRTDVLVWVVDASETFRLHESQRELQELLQNDNIPQVIVALNKVDLTAADQLSATETALKEVVGPGASFVRCSGLSGQGLFALKEALARISYI; the protein is encoded by the coding sequence ATGCGGTTATTATCGATCATACGCAAACAAAAGTTAAAGGATAATGAAACAAGATGTCTTATACTAGGACTAGACAACGCAGGTAAGTCTACAATTGTCAATTCATTATTGCCAGAGTCCCAGAGAACAGATGAGATTACACCAACGGTGGGATTCAAGATCCACTCATTGCAACTACAAGACAAGCTGATCTCCTTATGGGATGTAGGTGGACAATCCACCTTGCGGCCATTCTGGGACAACTACTTCGATCGCACGGACGTGTTGGTATGGGTCGTCGATGCGAGTGAAACGTTCCGACTACACGAATCACAACGAGAGTTACAGGAGTTGTTGCAAAACGACAACATTCCGCAAGTGATAGTGGCACTCAACAAGGTCGATCTGACAGCCGCCGACCAACTGAGCGCCACCGAGACCGCACTTAAAGAAGTGGTCGGCCCCGGGGCTTCGTTTGTCCGGTGCAGCGGGCTGTCCGGCCAGGGGTTGTTCGCTCTGAAGGAAGCACTGGCACGAATTTCATATATATAG
- the AZR1 gene encoding azole transporter yields MQDLEVQKNTVEDEAAYLQSSDEQGSSSHSVIEKPQQQQPQEQLEQTRPTGFTLYACVISLILSIFLAALDIMIVSTIIENVAREFGDYSKTGWIYAGYSLPSALLTLIWGRIAAVCGFKSSMLTAIIIFEVGSLVAALANSMDMLIGGRVIAGLGGSGIQTLCFVIISTLVEESKRGLLIACMGSAFGIASVVGPFLGGAFTTHVTWRWCFWINLPIGGLAFAFFILFYNPHGSDQTFVGYVTDFFKQVGGWLKNSGKLLKLSTWRMIVHELIYKFDIIEFALCTTGLVLILLALSFGGNKYAWNSGSTIAMFVIGILVTILALVYDFAIFPRLKVVRENPRYQPLIPLRVAKKFFICVNNIAVFFVCMAFMAQVNYIIQFFQLIYNETAWKASIHVIACVVPTVITVITSGILNSKFGIVKPINVLGITAAIVGAGLLTLLTNKSTNSEHIGLLILPGVAFGATMQSTLIGSQIQLDKKSTHYRMDFIAVTTMNNFLKNLGQAFGGVLCNTVFTTSILNKLKQNDITIGDHTTSDALISYRASHFDGSTSLLGNLISDSIKNVFYMCLGCAAIAFIFGIFSSNKKSELHKPTSDTQKETSSDDAQEEEPK; encoded by the coding sequence ATGCAGGACTTGGAAGTTCAAAAAAATACTGTAGAGGATGAGGCTGCGTACCTGCAATCTAGTGATGAACAGGGCTCGAGTTCGCATTCTGTTATCGAAAAGccacaacaacagcaacctCAAGAACAACTGGAACAGACTAGGCCTACTGGGTTTACTCTATATGCATGTGTTATCTCATTGATTTTGTCCATTTTCCTAGCTGCGTTAGATATTATGATCGTTTCGACgattattgaaaatgttgCCAGGGAATTTGGTGACTATTCGAAGACAGGATGGATTTATGCAGGCTACAGTTTGCCAAGTGCATTACTTACGCTAATTTGGGGGCGTATTGCAGCCGTTTGCggtttcaaatcttcaatgttGACAGCAATCATTATTTTTGAAGTGGGCTCTTTAGTCGCTGCATTGGCTAATTCTATGGATATGCTGATCGGTGGTAGAGTTATCGCTGGGCTCGGTGGTAGTGGTattcaaactctttgttTCGTCATTATTTCCACGTtggttgaagaatctaAGCGTGGTTTGCTGATCGCTTGTATGGGCAGTGCTTTTGGTATTGCATCCGTCGTGGGGCCATTCTTGGGTGGTGCTTTCACTACGCACGTTACTTGGAGATGGTGTTTTTGGATTAATTTACCAATTGGCGGTCTAGCGTTTgccttcttcatcttgttctACAACCCTCACGGTAGTGACCAAACTTTTGTCGGGTATGTGacagatttcttcaaacaagTTGGTGGCTGGTTGAAAAACTCAGGCAAACTATTGAAATTATCTACTTGGAGAATGATTGTTCATGAGTTGATttacaaatttgatatCATTGAATTTGCTCTATGTACAACTGGTTTGGTCCTGATCCTCCTGGCATTAAGTTTCGGCGGTAACAAGTATGCTTGGAATTCTGGCTCTACGATTGCAATGTTTGTCATTGGTATATTGGTTACGATCCTCGCTTTGGTCTACGATTTTGCCATCTTCCCCCGTTTGAAAGTCGTCAGGGAAAATCCACGTTATCAACCATTGATCCCATTGAGAGTGGCGAAAAAGTTCTTCATTTGCGTCAACAACATTGCTGTTTTCTTCGTCTGTATGGCTTTCATGGCGCAGGTCAATTATatcatccaatttttccaactgATTTACAATGAGACCGCCTGGAAGGCATCGATTCATGTTATTGCATGCGTGGTTCCAACAGTGATTACTGTTATTACAAGTGGTATTTTGAACAGTAAATTTGGTATCGTGAAACCTATAAATGTGCTGGGTATTACCGCTGCTATTGTCGGTGCTGGTTTATTAACGCTATTGACGAACAAGTCTACAAATAGCGAGCACATAGGTTTGCTAATCCTTCCTGGTGTTGCTTTCGGGGCCACTATGCAAAGTACCTTGATCGGAAGTCAGATTCAGTTGGACAAGAAGAGCACACATTATCGTATGGATTTCATCGCAGTGACAACAATGAACAATTTCCTAAAAAATTTGGGTCAAGCATTCGGTGGTGTGCTTTGTAACACCGTCTTCACTACCTCCATTCtaaacaaattgaaacaAAACGATATTACTATCGGTGACCATACGACTTCCGATGCGTTAATCAGTTACAGGGCTTCACATTTTGATGGATCAACATCCTTGCTGGGTAACTTAATCAGTGACTCTATCAAGAATGTCTTTTACATGTGCCTGGGCTGCGCGGCCATTGCATTCATCTTTGGCATATTCTCTTCCAACAAGAAGAGTGAACTGCACAAGCCAACTTCCGATACCCAAAAGGAAACATCCTCGGATGatgcacaagaagaagagccaaaATAA